In Ovis aries strain OAR_USU_Benz2616 breed Rambouillet chromosome 8, ARS-UI_Ramb_v3.0, whole genome shotgun sequence, a single window of DNA contains:
- the PRSS35 gene encoding inactive serine protease 35, translated as MGAMLFRLMLFTLGWTLIDGSEMEQDLMWHVRKIPRLVSERTFHLTSPAFEADAKMVLNRVCGIECQKALPAPSLSDLEDSLSYETVFENGSRTLTRVKVQGWVPEPTQNLTSQGAPVRRKRQVYGTDSRFSILDKKFLTNFPFNTAVKLSTGCSGILISPNHVLTAAHCVHDGSDYIKGSKKLRVGLLKMRNKGGGKRRRGSRRNRREVSGAGREGSQDSLKETAKAGRRRKGSARGQRAADGRPSFQWTRVKNTHIPKGWARGESGDPALDYDYALLELKRPHKKKYMDLGVSPTIKKLPGGMIHFSGFDQDRADQLVYRFCSVSDESNDLLYQYCDAESGSTGSGVYLRLKEPDKKRWKRKIIAIYSGHQWVDVHGVQKDYNVAVRITPLKYAQICLWMHGDDASCTHG; from the coding sequence ATGGGAGCTATGCTCTTCAGGTTGATGCTTTTCACCCTTGGGTGGACCCTCATCGATGGATCTGAAATGGAACAGGATCTTATGTGGCACGTGAGAAAAATACCCCGACTTGTCAGCGAAAGGACCTTCCATCTCACCAGCCCGGCTTTTGAGGCAGATGCTAAGATGGTGTTAAATCGAGTGTGTGGCATCGAATGCCAGAAAGCTCTCCCGGCCCCCAGCCTTTCTGACCTGGAAGACTCTCTCTCCTATGAGACTGTCTTCGAGAATGGGAGCCGAACCTTGACCCGAGTGAAAGTGCAAGGTTGGGTCCCTGAGCCAACTCAAAACCTCACCTCACAAGGAGCACCCGTGAGGAGAAAGAGACAGGTGTACGGTACCGACAGCAGGTTCAGCATCTTGGACAAGAAATTCTTGACCAATTTCCCTTTCAATACGGCGGTGAAGCTCTCCACAGGCTGCAGCGGCATTCTCATCTCTCCCAACCACGTCCTAACCGCTGCCCACTGTGTCCACGATGGAAGCGACTACATCAAAGGCAGCAAAAAGCTACGAGTAGGCTTGCTGAAGATGAGAAATAAAGGGGGTGGCAAGAGACGTCGGGGGTCTAGGAGGAACAGGAGGGAAGTGAGTGGTGCTGGAAGAGAGGGGAGCCAAGACAGTCTGAAGGAGACAGCCAAGGccggaaggaggagaaaggggtctgctCGGGGTCAGAGAGCTGCAGACGGGAGGCCCTCCTTCCAGTGGACCCGGGTCAAGAACACCCACATCCCCAAGGGCTGGGCTAGAGGAGAGAGTGGAGACCCGGCCCTGGACTATGACTACGCCCTTCTGGAGCTGAAGCGCCCTCACAAGAAGAAATACATGGACCTGGGAGTCAGCCCCACCATCAAGAAGCTGCCCGGTGGGATGATCCACTTCTCAGGCTTCGATCAGGACAGGGCAGATCAGTTAGTCTACCGGTTTTGCAGCGTGTCTGATGAGTCCAATGACCTCCTCTATCAATACTGCGATGCCGAATCAGGCTCCACTGGCTCCGGGGTCTATCTGCGTTTGAAAGAGCCAGACAAAAAGAGGTGGAAACGCAAAATCATCGCGATCTATTCTGGCCACCAGTGGGTGGACGTGCATGGTGTTCAGAAGGACTACAACGTGGCCGTGCGCATCACGCCCCTCAAGTATGCCCAGATCTGCCTCTGGATGCATGGGGATGATGCCAGTTGTACCCACGGCTAA